The following coding sequences are from one Pseudomonas oryzae window:
- a CDS encoding LysR substrate-binding domain-containing protein yields MNSLPPLEDLRVFVLVARRSSFAAAAAELNASPAFVSKRVRLLEDNLGVRLLHRTTRRVAITEDGERVYHWAQRILDAMQQMQEEVSALHQEPRGQLRMVSSFGFGRRYLAPAIAQLSARYPELDIRFDVHDRLVDLVGEGVDLDIRVGDEIAPELIARQLAPNHRILCAAPAYLARHGEPRSLAELAGHACLLIKERDHPFGVWRLQGPQGEESVKVTGSLSSNHGEMVHQWGIDGCGILLRSWWDVRDSLRSGRLVHILPDYRQPANIWAVYAAPLASSAKVRVTVEFLRGYFAQHYDAAE; encoded by the coding sequence GTGAATAGTCTGCCGCCCCTTGAGGACCTGCGCGTCTTCGTCCTGGTCGCCCGGCGCAGCAGCTTCGCCGCCGCCGCGGCCGAGCTGAACGCCTCGCCGGCCTTCGTCAGCAAGCGTGTGCGCCTGCTCGAGGACAACCTCGGCGTGCGCCTGCTGCACCGCACTACCCGACGGGTGGCGATCACCGAGGACGGCGAGCGGGTCTACCACTGGGCACAGCGCATCCTCGACGCCATGCAGCAGATGCAGGAAGAGGTGTCGGCGCTGCACCAGGAGCCGCGCGGCCAGCTGCGCATGGTCAGCAGCTTCGGCTTCGGCCGGCGCTACCTGGCGCCGGCGATCGCACAGCTGTCCGCCCGCTACCCGGAGCTGGACATTCGCTTCGACGTCCATGACCGCCTGGTCGACCTGGTCGGCGAGGGCGTCGACCTGGACATCCGCGTCGGCGACGAGATCGCCCCCGAGCTGATCGCCCGCCAGCTGGCGCCCAACCACCGCATCCTCTGCGCCGCGCCGGCCTACCTGGCCCGCCACGGCGAACCGCGCAGCCTGGCCGAGCTGGCCGGGCACGCCTGCCTGCTGATCAAGGAGCGCGACCACCCGTTCGGCGTCTGGCGCCTGCAGGGCCCGCAGGGCGAGGAGAGCGTCAAGGTCACCGGCAGCCTCTCCTCCAACCACGGCGAGATGGTCCACCAGTGGGGCATCGACGGCTGCGGCATCCTCCTGCGCTCCTGGTGGGACGTGCGCGACAGCCTGCGCAGTGGTCGCCTGGTGCACATCCTCCCCGACTACCGCCAGCCGGCAAACATCTGGGCGGTGTACGCCGCCCCGCTGGCCAGCTCGGCCAAGGTGCGCGTCACCGTGGAGTTCCTGCGCGGCTACTTCGCCCAGCACTACGACGCTGCCGAGTAG
- a CDS encoding HIT domain-containing protein — protein MFALDSRLEQDTLHMGDFPLCRLLLMNDASYPWFILVPRREEVSELFQLDAADQRSLWRETTLLAELLKDIFKADKMNVATLGNVVSQLHMHVIVRRRSDAAWPAPVWGRQPAVPYSEEQVKEVRAKLRLVLDPEDFRFAPEAQ, from the coding sequence ATGTTTGCCCTCGACTCGCGCCTGGAGCAGGACACCCTGCACATGGGCGACTTCCCGCTGTGCCGCCTGCTGCTGATGAACGACGCCAGCTACCCCTGGTTCATCCTGGTGCCGCGCCGCGAGGAGGTCAGCGAGCTGTTCCAGCTCGACGCCGCCGACCAGCGCTCGCTGTGGCGCGAGACCACCCTGCTCGCGGAACTGCTCAAGGACATCTTCAAGGCCGACAAGATGAATGTCGCCACCCTCGGCAACGTGGTCAGCCAGCTGCACATGCACGTCATCGTGCGCCGGCGCAGCGACGCCGCCTGGCCGGCGCCGGTGTGGGGGCGCCAGCCGGCGGTGCCCTACAGCGAGGAGCAGGTCAAGGAGGTACGCGCCAAGCTGCGTCTGGTGCTCGACCCCGAGGACTTCCGCTTCGCCCCGGAGGCCCAATGA
- a CDS encoding cupin domain-containing protein produces MTHPTQTDNEVSANAGDLANSPFLGERIRGLRKRRKMTLVQLAESSNLSPGYISQVERNLAFPSIAALVNIARSLGVTVQWFFAGEEPVPSEERDYVVRRNNRLRIQYDQGIVDELLTPKMNLQLEMLYTRMPPGAESTQSYSHEGDEVGFVLSGQLELWVGERYFHLFEGDSCAFSSREPHRYRNPGNSETIVVWAISPPSF; encoded by the coding sequence ATGACCCACCCAACGCAAACCGACAACGAGGTGTCGGCGAACGCCGGCGACCTGGCCAACAGCCCCTTTCTCGGCGAACGCATCCGCGGCCTGCGCAAGCGCCGCAAGATGACCCTGGTGCAGCTCGCCGAAAGCAGCAACCTCTCGCCGGGCTACATCAGCCAGGTGGAACGCAACCTGGCCTTTCCGTCGATCGCCGCCCTGGTCAACATCGCTCGCAGCCTGGGCGTGACCGTGCAGTGGTTCTTCGCCGGCGAGGAGCCGGTACCCAGCGAGGAGCGCGACTACGTGGTGCGGCGCAACAACCGCCTGCGCATCCAGTACGACCAGGGCATCGTCGACGAACTGCTGACGCCGAAGATGAACCTGCAGCTGGAGATGCTCTACACCCGCATGCCACCCGGCGCGGAGAGCACCCAGAGCTACTCGCACGAGGGCGACGAGGTGGGCTTCGTGCTCAGCGGCCAGCTCGAGCTGTGGGTCGGCGAGCGCTACTTTCACCTGTTCGAGGGCGACAGCTGCGCCTTCTCGTCACGCGAGCCGCATCGCTACCGCAACCCGGGCAACAGCGAAACCATCGTGGTCTGGGCGATCAGCCCGCCGAGCTTCTGA
- a CDS encoding cold-shock protein, whose protein sequence is MLKTVHLLSGAAALLLSFVPSLRADAQPWLQQPEALYLAFTGLANLLVAPLADAAGRRLQRLASALLVLAVGLQCLASLVPLDSLAGLPVVLLTLLAIAAAAVVQLLPGRAAPAAAPVSAAVPPAKAPVAPRPAAPAAKPVSRGEPSGARSRGTVKWFNTSKGFGFISRDDGDDIFVHFRAIRGEGHRVLVEGQRVEFTVAQRDKGLQAEDVVILED, encoded by the coding sequence ATTCTGAAAACCGTCCATCTTCTCTCGGGCGCGGCGGCCCTGCTGCTGTCCTTCGTCCCCAGCCTGCGCGCCGACGCCCAGCCCTGGCTGCAGCAGCCCGAGGCCCTGTACCTGGCCTTCACCGGCCTGGCCAACCTGCTGGTCGCCCCGCTGGCCGACGCCGCCGGCCGCCGTCTGCAGCGTCTGGCCAGCGCCCTGCTGGTGCTCGCCGTGGGCCTGCAGTGCCTGGCCTCGCTGGTGCCGCTGGACAGCCTGGCCGGCCTGCCGGTGGTGCTGCTGACCCTGCTGGCCATCGCCGCCGCCGCCGTGGTCCAGCTGCTGCCCGGCCGGGCGGCCCCTGCCGCTGCCCCGGTCAGCGCAGCCGTACCGCCGGCCAAGGCGCCGGTGGCGCCCCGCCCCGCGGCGCCCGCTGCCAAGCCGGTGAGCCGCGGCGAGCCGAGCGGTGCGCGCTCGCGCGGCACGGTCAAGTGGTTCAACACCTCCAAGGGCTTCGGTTTCATCTCCCGCGACGACGGCGATGACATCTTCGTGCACTTCCGCGCCATCCGCGGCGAGGGCCACCGGGTGCTGGTCGAGGGCCAGCGCGTGGAGTTCACCGTGGCCCAGCGCGACAAGGGCCTGCAGGCCGAAGACGTGGTGATCCTCGAGGACTGA
- a CDS encoding tartrate dehydrogenase yields MSKTFRIAAIPGDGIGQEVLPEGLRVVQAAARKWNLDLEFETIDWASCDYYLEHGQMMPDDWFARLKDFDALYFGAVGWPDKVPDHISLWGSLLKFRRDFDQYVNIRPVRLFPGVPCPLAGREPGDIDFVVIRENTEGEYSSLGGRMFEGTEHEFVVQESVFTRRGVDRILKYAFDLAQTRERKRLTAATKSNGMAVSMPYWDERVAAMAAQYPDIAWDKQHIDILCARFVLQPERFDVVVASNLFGDILSDLGPACAGTIGIAPSANLDPERRFPSLFEPVHGSAPDIFGQNIANPIAMIWSGALMLDFLGNGDERYRAAHDGILAAIEKVIHSGPKTRDLGGNASTQAVGQAIAAAL; encoded by the coding sequence ATGAGCAAGACATTCAGAATCGCCGCCATTCCCGGCGACGGCATCGGCCAGGAAGTGCTGCCCGAGGGCCTGCGCGTGGTGCAGGCCGCGGCGCGCAAGTGGAACCTCGACCTCGAGTTCGAGACCATCGACTGGGCCAGCTGCGACTACTACCTGGAACACGGCCAGATGATGCCGGACGACTGGTTCGCGCGGCTCAAGGACTTCGACGCCCTGTACTTCGGCGCGGTCGGCTGGCCGGACAAGGTGCCCGACCACATCTCGCTGTGGGGCTCGCTGCTCAAGTTCCGCCGCGACTTCGACCAGTACGTCAACATCCGCCCGGTGCGCCTGTTCCCCGGCGTGCCCTGCCCGCTGGCCGGCCGCGAGCCGGGCGACATCGACTTCGTGGTGATCCGCGAGAACACCGAGGGCGAGTACTCCTCGCTGGGCGGGCGCATGTTCGAGGGCACCGAGCACGAGTTCGTGGTACAGGAGTCGGTGTTCACCCGCCGCGGCGTCGACCGCATCCTCAAGTACGCCTTCGACCTGGCGCAGACCCGCGAGCGCAAACGCCTGACCGCCGCCACCAAGTCCAACGGCATGGCGGTGAGCATGCCCTACTGGGACGAGCGGGTCGCCGCGATGGCCGCGCAGTACCCGGACATCGCCTGGGACAAGCAGCACATCGACATCCTCTGCGCGCGCTTCGTGCTGCAGCCGGAGCGCTTCGACGTGGTGGTCGCCTCCAACCTGTTCGGCGACATCCTCTCCGACCTCGGCCCGGCCTGCGCCGGCACCATCGGCATCGCACCCTCGGCCAACCTCGATCCGGAGCGCCGCTTCCCGTCGCTGTTCGAGCCGGTGCATGGCTCGGCGCCGGACATCTTCGGGCAGAACATCGCCAACCCGATCGCCATGATCTGGTCCGGCGCGCTGATGCTCGACTTCCTCGGCAACGGCGACGAGCGCTATCGCGCCGCCCACGACGGCATCCTCGCCGCCATCGAGAAGGTCATCCACAGCGGGCCGAAGACCCGCGACCTGGGCGGCAACGCCTCGACCCAGGCAGTCGGCCAGGCCATCGCCGCCGCACTGTGA
- a CDS encoding electron transfer flavoprotein subunit beta/FixA family protein, whose amino-acid sequence MRVLVCVKRVIDYNVKVRVKADNSGVDLANVKMAMNPFCEIAVEEAVRLKEKGIASEVVAVSVGPNAAQEQLRTALALGADRAILVESNDELGSLAVAKLLKAVVDKEQPKLVITGKQAIDSDNNQTGQMLAALTGFAQGTFASKVEVAGDKVDVTREIDGGLQTVSLKLPAIVTTDLRLNEPRYASLPNIMKAKKKPLETVTPEALGVSTASTVKVLKVEAPAARSAGIKVKSVAELVEKLQNEAKVI is encoded by the coding sequence ATGAGGGTGCTGGTTTGTGTGAAACGCGTGATCGACTACAACGTCAAGGTCCGGGTCAAGGCGGACAACAGCGGCGTCGATCTGGCCAACGTCAAGATGGCGATGAACCCCTTCTGCGAGATCGCCGTGGAAGAAGCGGTGCGCCTCAAGGAAAAGGGTATCGCCTCTGAGGTGGTGGCGGTCTCGGTCGGCCCGAATGCCGCCCAGGAGCAGCTGCGCACCGCGCTGGCCCTCGGCGCCGACCGCGCCATCCTGGTCGAATCCAATGACGAGCTGGGCTCGCTGGCCGTGGCCAAGCTGCTCAAGGCGGTGGTCGACAAGGAACAGCCGAAGCTGGTGATCACCGGCAAGCAGGCCATCGACAGCGACAACAACCAGACCGGGCAGATGCTCGCCGCGCTGACCGGCTTCGCCCAGGGCACCTTCGCCTCCAAGGTCGAGGTGGCCGGCGACAAGGTCGACGTGACCCGCGAGATCGACGGCGGCCTGCAGACCGTTTCACTGAAGCTGCCGGCCATCGTCACCACCGACCTGCGCCTCAACGAGCCGCGCTACGCCTCGCTGCCCAACATCATGAAGGCCAAGAAGAAGCCGCTGGAGACCGTCACTCCGGAGGCGCTGGGCGTGTCCACCGCCTCGACGGTGAAGGTGCTCAAGGTCGAGGCCCCGGCCGCGCGCAGCGCCGGGATCAAGGTCAAGTCGGTGGCCGAGCTGGTCGAGAAACTGCAGAACGAAGCGAAGGTGATCTGA
- a CDS encoding electron transfer flavoprotein subunit alpha/FixB family protein produces the protein MAILVIAEHNNSALAAATLNTVAAASQIGGDIHVLVAGQGCGAVAEAAAQVAGVAKVLRADAPAYAHQLPENLAPLIVELARNGYSHVLAPATTNGKNYLPRVAALLDVEQISEIVKVVSADTFQRPIYAGNAIATVQSSASVKVITVRSTGFDAVAGEGGSASIEVIDAACDAGISSFVGEEIAKSERPELTGAKIVVSGGRGMQNGDNFQLLYAVADKLGAAVGASRAAVDAGFVPNDLQVGQTGKIVAPQLYVAVGISGAIQHLAGMKDSKVIVAINKDEEAPIFQVADYGLVADLFEVVPEFSRQLP, from the coding sequence ATGGCAATCCTGGTAATCGCTGAACACAACAACAGTGCCCTGGCTGCCGCCACCCTCAATACCGTGGCCGCCGCCAGCCAGATCGGTGGCGACATCCATGTGCTGGTCGCCGGCCAAGGCTGCGGCGCGGTCGCCGAAGCCGCGGCCCAGGTCGCCGGCGTGGCCAAGGTGCTGCGCGCCGACGCCCCGGCCTACGCCCACCAGCTGCCGGAAAACCTCGCGCCGCTGATCGTCGAGCTGGCGCGCAACGGCTACAGCCACGTGCTGGCCCCGGCCACCACCAACGGCAAGAACTACCTGCCGCGCGTCGCCGCGCTGCTCGACGTCGAGCAGATCTCCGAGATCGTCAAGGTGGTTTCCGCCGACACCTTCCAGCGGCCGATCTACGCCGGCAACGCCATCGCCACCGTGCAGTCTTCGGCCAGCGTCAAGGTCATCACCGTGCGCAGCACCGGCTTCGACGCCGTGGCGGGCGAGGGCGGCAGCGCGAGCATCGAGGTCATCGACGCCGCCTGCGATGCCGGTATCTCCAGCTTCGTCGGCGAGGAAATCGCCAAGTCCGAGCGCCCCGAACTGACCGGCGCGAAGATTGTCGTCTCCGGCGGGCGCGGCATGCAGAACGGCGACAACTTCCAGTTGCTCTACGCGGTGGCCGACAAGCTCGGCGCCGCGGTGGGTGCCTCGCGCGCCGCCGTCGACGCCGGCTTCGTGCCCAACGACCTGCAGGTGGGGCAGACCGGCAAGATAGTCGCGCCGCAGCTGTACGTCGCCGTCGGCATTTCCGGTGCCATCCAGCACCTGGCCGGCATGAAGGATTCCAAGGTGATCGTGGCAATCAACAAGGACGAGGAAGCACCGATCTTCCAGGTCGCCGACTACGGCCTGGTCGCCGACCTGTTCGAGGTGGTGCCGGAGTTCAGCCGCCAGCTTCCCTGA
- a CDS encoding SlyX family protein produces MSLEMRVTELETRLAFQDDTLQQLSDELLAQGRLIERLQRQVEALAARQAELVGQIGPAEDEAPPPHY; encoded by the coding sequence ATGAGCCTGGAAATGCGCGTCACCGAGCTGGAAACCCGCCTGGCCTTCCAGGACGACACCCTGCAGCAGCTCAGCGACGAGCTGCTCGCCCAGGGGCGCCTGATCGAGCGCCTGCAGCGCCAGGTCGAGGCGTTGGCCGCGCGCCAGGCCGAGCTGGTCGGGCAGATCGGCCCGGCCGAGGACGAGGCGCCGCCGCCGCACTACTGA
- a CDS encoding sodium:solute symporter family protein — MSIYLIGILVSVAIYVAIGNYAGRKVKGLDDYYVAGRNAPTLLIVGTLVASFLSTNAFMAETGFAYEGYAFLMLALVAVNSMGYVVGALFFGRYVRRSQALTIPEYFGKRFASRRVQCAAGLTTILGITAYLIAVTQGAALLISEIGGLEYWQALLLVWLGYTLFTLYSGSEGVVLTDTLMFLVFTVVAFLGVWYLIDATGGMQQTVAALATFEQRPGILAWHGLEGDKAYWPSHASSLVWALILGVAWGGVVAVSPWQTSRYLMARSEHVVIRSACWSGLILMLLYIALMLMGAAINLLNPAIDNPEKAVIWAAMNVMPGWLGTILIVGIMAAALSSCSTFLSLIGFSATNDIVELKGSDAEKLRYSRLVMLAAGLVSLAIAFIKPSAIMWITYFAGTLFASSWGAVAFMSIWSKRITASAAFWGIVVGFVANIIANFLRKFGVVSLPVYLDPFIIGSVLSLLTILLVSRAGTVSHTERSFLARIRQTPVEECDNAAVGGTLLVPRLMMASGVLIAALLINYYAIPYSQALGQS, encoded by the coding sequence ATGAGCATTTATCTGATCGGGATACTCGTCAGCGTCGCCATCTACGTCGCGATCGGCAACTACGCCGGCCGCAAGGTCAAGGGCCTCGACGACTACTACGTGGCCGGCCGCAATGCACCGACGCTGCTGATCGTCGGTACGCTGGTGGCCAGCTTCCTGAGTACCAACGCATTCATGGCCGAGACCGGCTTCGCCTACGAGGGCTACGCCTTCCTGATGCTGGCGCTGGTGGCGGTCAACAGCATGGGGTACGTGGTCGGTGCACTGTTCTTCGGCCGCTATGTGCGTCGCAGCCAGGCGCTGACCATCCCCGAATACTTCGGCAAGCGCTTCGCCTCGCGGCGGGTGCAGTGTGCCGCGGGGCTGACCACCATCCTCGGCATCACCGCCTACCTGATCGCGGTTACCCAGGGCGCTGCGCTGCTGATCTCCGAGATCGGCGGCCTTGAATACTGGCAGGCGCTGCTGCTGGTGTGGCTCGGCTACACCCTGTTCACGCTCTATTCGGGGTCGGAAGGGGTGGTGCTCACCGATACCCTGATGTTCCTGGTGTTCACCGTGGTGGCCTTCCTCGGCGTCTGGTACCTGATCGACGCCACCGGCGGCATGCAGCAGACCGTGGCCGCGCTGGCGACCTTCGAACAGCGTCCGGGCATCCTCGCCTGGCACGGCCTCGAGGGCGACAAGGCCTACTGGCCCTCGCACGCCAGCTCGCTGGTGTGGGCGCTGATCCTCGGCGTGGCCTGGGGCGGGGTGGTGGCGGTCAGCCCGTGGCAGACCAGTCGCTACCTGATGGCGCGCAGCGAGCATGTGGTGATCCGCTCGGCCTGCTGGTCCGGGCTGATCCTGATGCTGCTGTACATCGCCCTGATGCTGATGGGTGCGGCGATCAACCTGCTCAACCCGGCCATCGACAATCCGGAGAAGGCGGTGATCTGGGCGGCGATGAACGTCATGCCCGGCTGGCTGGGCACCATTCTGATCGTCGGCATCATGGCTGCGGCGCTGTCGTCCTGCTCCACCTTCCTGTCGCTGATCGGTTTCAGCGCCACCAACGACATCGTCGAGCTCAAGGGCAGCGATGCCGAGAAGCTGCGCTACAGCCGGCTGGTGATGCTGGCGGCCGGCCTGGTCAGTCTGGCGATCGCCTTCATCAAGCCGTCGGCGATCATGTGGATCACCTATTTCGCCGGCACCCTGTTCGCCTCCTCGTGGGGCGCGGTGGCCTTCATGAGCATCTGGAGCAAGCGCATCACTGCCTCTGCCGCTTTCTGGGGCATCGTGGTTGGCTTCGTCGCCAACATCATCGCCAACTTCCTGCGCAAGTTCGGTGTGGTCAGCCTGCCGGTCTACCTGGATCCGTTCATCATCGGCAGCGTGCTCAGCCTGCTGACCATCCTGCTGGTCAGTCGCGCCGGTACGGTCAGCCATACCGAGCGCAGCTTTCTCGCGCGCATCCGCCAGACACCGGTCGAGGAGTGCGATAACGCCGCAGTGGGCGGCACCCTGCTGGTGCCGCGGCTGATGATGGCCAGTGGGGTGCTGATCGCCGCCCTGCTGATCAACTACTACGCGATTCCCTACAGCCAGGCGCTGGGACAATCCTGA
- a CDS encoding AraC family ligand binding domain-containing protein: MSEVIHFPRSARTFEAYGDDPSKASICRLVGPELSQSMGAGVARFDGCSIAWTVLYDELIVTLEGNFRLRVGDAVFDTSPGDVLWIPANTPLVYEGEGATVFYALHPADWKTRQIGG, from the coding sequence ATGTCCGAGGTCATCCACTTCCCGCGCTCCGCCCGTACCTTCGAAGCCTACGGCGATGATCCGAGCAAGGCGTCGATCTGCCGACTGGTCGGTCCGGAGCTGAGCCAGAGCATGGGCGCTGGGGTCGCCCGCTTCGACGGCTGCTCGATCGCCTGGACGGTGCTCTACGACGAGCTGATCGTCACCCTGGAGGGCAACTTCCGCCTGCGCGTCGGCGATGCGGTATTCGATACGTCGCCGGGTGACGTGCTGTGGATTCCGGCCAATACCCCGCTGGTCTACGAGGGTGAGGGCGCCACGGTGTTCTATGCCCTGCATCCGGCCGACTGGAAAACCCGCCAGATCGGCGGCTGA
- a CDS encoding oxidoreductase, translating to MSAQLFPHLFAPLQIRGARLKNRIMSTGHDTTLPTDGRVNDALVAYHEARARGGAGLIVTQVAGVHETARYTSHMLMATEDDCIDGYRRLAEACHAHGCTVFSQLFHPGREIMESADGLLAVAWAPSVSPNERFHVMPRALDHALIREIVAGYGQAARRMRAAGLDGVELVASHGYLPAQFLNPRVNRREDEYGGELDGRLRFLREVLAEMRACTDEDFVIGMRISGGGERDEEGLTAAETLEACVRLEPLLDYVNVIAGTSASLGGAVHIVPPMAVVNAYLAAGAGAFRRALGIPVFVAGRINQPHEAEAVLAAGQADVCGMTRALICDPQMPAKAEQGRPDDIRACIACNQACIGHFHRGYPISCIQHPETGRELVYGTLRLAARRKRVMVVGGGPGGMKAAITAAQRGHAVTLYEASSQLGGQALLAQQLPRRAEFGGIVTNLARELALAGVEVVKNTRVDRNLVTAERPDAVVLASGARPYVPDLVLDGGIQVVDAWQVLRREVQVGARVLVADWRCDWIGPGIAELLAREGSHVQLAVNGTHAGETLPLYVRDNLAAELHRLQIAVTPYARLYGGDGDTVYMQHTTSGEPLLFEGIDTLVLCLGHAPQDELAADLRELVDEVHLVGDCLTPRTAEEAVYEGLRVGWQL from the coding sequence ATGAGCGCCCAGCTGTTTCCCCACCTGTTCGCGCCGCTGCAGATTCGCGGCGCGCGCCTGAAGAACCGCATCATGTCCACCGGTCACGACACCACCCTGCCCACCGATGGGCGGGTCAACGACGCGCTGGTGGCCTACCACGAGGCCCGCGCCCGCGGCGGTGCCGGCCTGATCGTCACCCAGGTGGCCGGCGTGCACGAGACGGCCCGCTACACCTCGCACATGCTGATGGCCACCGAGGATGACTGCATCGACGGCTACCGGCGCCTGGCCGAGGCCTGCCACGCCCACGGCTGTACGGTGTTCTCCCAGCTTTTCCACCCGGGGCGGGAGATCATGGAAAGCGCCGACGGCCTGCTGGCGGTGGCCTGGGCGCCGTCGGTGTCGCCCAACGAGCGTTTCCACGTGATGCCGCGCGCCCTCGACCACGCGCTGATCCGCGAGATCGTCGCCGGCTATGGCCAGGCGGCGCGGCGCATGCGCGCTGCCGGGCTGGACGGGGTGGAGCTGGTGGCCAGCCACGGCTACCTGCCGGCGCAGTTCCTCAACCCGCGGGTCAATCGCCGCGAGGACGAGTACGGCGGCGAGCTGGACGGCCGGCTGCGCTTCCTGCGCGAGGTGCTTGCCGAGATGCGCGCCTGCACCGACGAGGACTTCGTCATCGGCATGCGCATCAGCGGTGGCGGCGAGCGCGACGAGGAGGGGCTGACCGCCGCCGAGACGCTGGAAGCCTGCGTGCGCCTCGAACCGCTGCTCGACTACGTCAACGTCATCGCCGGCACCTCCGCCTCGCTGGGCGGCGCGGTGCACATCGTGCCGCCGATGGCGGTGGTCAACGCCTACCTGGCCGCCGGCGCCGGGGCGTTCCGCCGCGCGCTGGGCATCCCGGTGTTCGTCGCCGGGCGGATCAACCAGCCGCACGAGGCCGAGGCCGTGCTGGCCGCCGGCCAGGCCGACGTGTGCGGCATGACCCGCGCGCTGATCTGCGACCCGCAGATGCCGGCCAAGGCCGAGCAGGGCCGGCCGGACGACATCCGCGCCTGCATCGCCTGCAACCAGGCGTGCATCGGCCATTTCCACCGCGGCTACCCGATCTCCTGCATCCAGCACCCGGAAACCGGTCGCGAGCTGGTCTACGGCACGCTGCGGCTGGCGGCGCGGCGCAAGCGAGTGATGGTTGTCGGCGGCGGCCCGGGCGGCATGAAGGCGGCCATCACCGCGGCGCAACGCGGCCATGCGGTGACCCTCTACGAGGCGAGTTCCCAGCTCGGCGGCCAGGCGCTGCTGGCCCAGCAACTGCCGCGCCGCGCCGAGTTCGGCGGCATCGTCACCAACCTGGCGCGCGAGCTGGCACTGGCCGGCGTCGAGGTGGTGAAGAACACCCGCGTCGACCGCAATCTGGTGACGGCCGAGCGACCGGACGCTGTGGTACTGGCCAGCGGCGCGCGACCCTATGTGCCCGATCTGGTGCTCGACGGCGGTATCCAGGTGGTCGACGCCTGGCAGGTGCTGCGCCGCGAGGTGCAGGTCGGCGCCCGCGTGCTGGTGGCCGACTGGCGCTGCGACTGGATCGGCCCGGGGATCGCCGAGCTGCTGGCGCGCGAGGGCAGCCACGTGCAGCTGGCGGTCAACGGCACCCACGCCGGCGAGACTCTGCCGCTGTACGTGCGCGACAACCTGGCCGCCGAGCTGCATCGCCTGCAGATCGCCGTCACCCCCTACGCGCGGCTGTACGGCGGCGACGGCGACACCGTGTACATGCAGCACACCACCAGCGGCGAGCCGCTGCTGTTCGAGGGCATCGACACCTTGGTGCTGTGTCTGGGCCACGCGCCGCAGGACGAGCTGGCCGCCGACCTGCGCGAGCTGGTCGACGAAGTACACCTGGTCGGCGACTGCCTGACCCCGCGCACCGCCGAGGAGGCGGTGTACGAGGGGCTGCGCGTCGGCTGGCAGCTGTAA